A region from the Pseudomonas sp. P8_229 genome encodes:
- a CDS encoding EAL domain-containing protein → MVATRETLRSWFYRPWFLAMIAAVLSAALLIAGGMFFAMRQIEQNESQEMNAQGERFLARLEQLFGQLRESLDDLEAQPLRSCDDEMIATLQQVTFNYRFVYEAAYMDGTRICSNRPRQEGLSVVRAPDIKGPTYSYWLNTTTEPDENRAALMLGRGNFRVATSRGHLTDMVDLPPDSSLLVVLDHGKRAIPVLGIAQAWPPSEVWPPKSREALQVTQSRLIYRMPTNNPEYQLVLITPRSGMHISTVWWWMVPVCLLLGAFCGFCVFLLVRQRQSLDAELQGAIRRGELQVLYQPIFDLDTRNCVGAEALLRWRRPDGTLTSPDLFIPMAENTGQIRQMTDFVLQRLLEQLGPVLRANPQLYISVNLAACDVMVPRIGQVMAKLLTLHRVAARQIAFEVTERGLIDVVVARENLQALRDVGHQVLIDDFGTGYCSLAYLQTLPVDCLKIDKAFIDALGHDAASSGVAPHIIHMAQALELKVIAEGIEHEAQAVFLSSEGVKFGQGWLFAQALSAVQFIELITRGRRLAGRRLDDEA, encoded by the coding sequence TGCGCTGTTGATCGCCGGCGGAATGTTCTTCGCCATGCGCCAGATCGAACAAAATGAAAGCCAGGAGATGAACGCTCAGGGCGAGCGTTTTCTGGCCCGCCTCGAACAATTGTTCGGGCAATTGCGCGAAAGTCTCGATGACCTTGAAGCGCAGCCGTTGCGCAGTTGCGATGATGAAATGATCGCCACCCTGCAACAGGTCACCTTCAACTATCGCTTCGTCTATGAGGCGGCCTACATGGACGGCACACGAATCTGCTCCAACCGCCCCCGGCAGGAGGGGCTGTCGGTCGTCCGCGCACCGGACATCAAAGGTCCGACCTACAGCTACTGGCTCAACACCACCACCGAACCCGATGAGAATCGCGCCGCGCTGATGCTCGGGCGCGGCAATTTCCGCGTAGCGACCTCCCGCGGGCATTTGACTGACATGGTCGACCTGCCACCGGACAGCAGCCTGCTGGTCGTGCTGGATCATGGCAAGCGGGCGATTCCGGTGCTCGGAATCGCTCAGGCATGGCCACCCTCCGAAGTCTGGCCGCCGAAGAGTCGTGAAGCCTTGCAAGTCACGCAGTCACGGCTGATCTACCGCATGCCAACCAACAACCCGGAATACCAATTGGTGCTGATCACCCCGCGCAGCGGCATGCACATTTCGACGGTCTGGTGGTGGATGGTGCCGGTCTGCCTGCTGCTGGGAGCATTTTGCGGGTTCTGCGTGTTTTTACTGGTGCGCCAGCGCCAGTCGCTGGACGCCGAACTTCAGGGCGCAATCCGTCGCGGCGAGCTGCAGGTGCTGTATCAGCCGATCTTCGACCTCGACACCCGCAACTGCGTGGGCGCCGAAGCCCTGCTGCGCTGGCGCCGCCCGGACGGCACGTTGACCAGTCCCGATCTGTTCATTCCGATGGCGGAAAACACCGGACAGATCCGCCAGATGACCGATTTCGTCCTGCAACGGTTGCTGGAACAACTGGGGCCGGTGCTACGCGCCAATCCGCAGTTGTACATCTCGGTCAACCTCGCCGCTTGCGATGTGATGGTGCCGCGCATCGGCCAGGTCATGGCCAAACTGCTGACGCTGCACCGGGTCGCGGCACGGCAGATTGCCTTCGAAGTCACCGAACGCGGGTTGATCGACGTGGTGGTGGCGCGGGAGAACCTGCAAGCCTTGCGCGATGTCGGCCATCAGGTGCTGATCGATGACTTCGGCACCGGCTATTGCAGCCTCGCCTACCTGCAGACGCTACCGGTGGATTGCCTGAAGATCGACAAGGCCTTTATCGACGCGCTCGGCCATGACGCGGCCAGCAGCGGCGTGGCACCGCACATCATTCACATGGCGCAGGCACTGGAGCTGAAGGTGATTGCCGAAGGTATCGAGCACGAAGCGCAAGCCGTGTTTCTCAGCAGTGAAGGCGTGAAATTCGGTCAGGGCTGGCTGTTCGCCCAGGCCCTGAGTGCGGTGCAGTTCATCGAACTGATCACCCGTGGACGGCGCCTTGCCGGCCGTCGACTGGACGACGAAGCCTAG